In Hemicordylus capensis ecotype Gifberg chromosome 3, rHemCap1.1.pri, whole genome shotgun sequence, one DNA window encodes the following:
- the OLIG2 gene encoding oligodendrocyte transcription factor 2, with protein sequence MDSDASLVSSRPSSPEPDELFVSARSKSGGGGGGGGSGFSGGSGGGAVSSSTPSDSPAELSAELRSAMSAAGVVMVDKLAFKSPSSSSSSSSSSSSSSSASKKDKKQMTEPELQQLRLKINSRERKRMHDLNIAMDGLREVMPYAHGPSVRKLSKIATLLLARNYILMLTNSLEEMKRLLSEIYGGGHHAAGFHPSAAACPGGMVGHSAPLPGHPASHAVHHPILPPAAVSSASLPGSGGLSAVSSIRPTHGLLKSPSSAAAAAAAAAAAAAAASAPLGSSFQHWGGMPCPCSMCQLPAPSHHHVSGMNTASLPRLTSDAK encoded by the coding sequence ATGGACTCGGACGCGAGCCTCGTGTCCAGCCGCCCTTCGTCCCCGGAGCCCGATGAGCTCTTCGTGTCAGCCAGGAGCAAgagcggaggcggcggcggcggcggcggcagcggcttcTCGGGCGGCAGCGGCGGAGGTGCGGTGTCCAGCTCGACGCCCAGCGACTCCCCGGCGGAGCTGAGCGCGGAGCTGCGCAGCGCCATGAGCGCCGCCGGGGTGGTGATGGTGGACAAGCTGGCCTTCAAGTCGCCCTCGTCGTCGtcctcgtcgtcctcctcctcgtcGTCGTCCTCGTCGGCCTCCAAGAAGGACAAGAAGCAGATGACGGAGCCGGAGCTGCAGCAGCTGCGCCTGAAGATCAACAGCCGGGAGCGCAAGCGGATGCACGACCTCAACATCGCCATGGACGGCCTGCGGGAGGTGATGCCCTACGCGCACGGGCCGTCGGTGCGCAAGCTCTCCAAGATCGCCACGCTGCTGCTGGCGCGCAACTACATCCTGATGCTCACCAACTCGCTGGAGGAGATGAAGCGCCTCCTCAGCGAGATCTACGGCGGCGGCCACCACGCCGCCGGCTTCCACCCCAGCGCCGCCGCCTGCCCGGGGGGCATGGTCGGCCACTCCGCCCCCTTGCCCGGCCACCCGGCCTCGCATGCCGTCCACCACCCCATCCTGCCCCCCGCCGCCGTCTCCAGCGCCTCCCTGCCGGGCTCGGGCGGCCTCTCCGCCGTCAGCTCTATCCGGCCCACACACGGCCTCCTCAAGTCCCCTTccagcgccgccgccgctgccgctgctgccgctgccgccgccgccgccgcttcggCCCCGCTGGGCAGCAGCTTCCAGCACTGGGGAGGGATGCCGTGCCCCTGCAGCATGTGCCAGCTGCCCGCCCCGTCGCACCACCACGTCTCCGGCATGAACACGGCCAGCCTGCCCAGATTAACCAGCGACGCCAAATGA